A stretch of the Papaver somniferum cultivar HN1 chromosome 6, ASM357369v1, whole genome shotgun sequence genome encodes the following:
- the LOC113287349 gene encoding la-related protein 6A-like: protein MEGGLGEEIATTTYIIGSSPHPLSDPHLDGVEEEEILTAGSPTEDLGIHEEVAEDAAAPTVLDNPSSSTSENIALTDELRDKIIRQVEYYFSDENLPTDKFLMKFLKKNKQGFIPVGVIASFRKMKKLTQNNELVVAALRESSLLVVSSDGKKVKRARPLPVIDDVKEGQSRTVVVENLPANQSTDNLQKIFGDAGNIKSICIRDPHDIESTKSTKAETTVSGKMHALVEYETVEAAEKAVLTLNDEKNWRSGMRVEILLSRMSKYGLPKRSGKGPEYPEKNNDAQVSEQNRNSHDHHNEQQSGGQEEEEHLPSEKQGRKNRNRGRPKAHKQHNGSGYGHGHGYAHSATGTQGLSVNKPPPGPKMPDGTKGFTVGRGRPMVG from the exons ATGGAAGGCGGCCTAGGCGAAGAGATCGCCACCACCACCTACATCATCGGTTCTTCTCCTCATCCTCTTTCTGATCCTCATCTTGatggagtagaagaagaagaaatcttaaCCGCCGGATCCCCAACTGAGGATCTAGGGATTCATGAAGAAGTAGCAGAAGACGCAGCGGCGCCTACTGTACTCGATAACCCATCATCCTCAACATCAGAGAACATCGCCCTTACTGATGAACTCCGAGATAAGATCATTAGACAG GTAGAATATTATTTTAGTGATGAGAATCTGCCTACCGATAAGTTTCTGATGAAATtcttgaagaaaaacaaacaaggGTTCA TCCCTGTTGGAGTTATCGCGTcatttaggaaaatgaaaaagcTTACACAAAACAATGAATTGGTGGTGGCTGCTCTCCGGGAGTCATCTCTGCTT GTTGTAAGTTCAGATGGGAAGAAAGTAAAACGGGCTCGTCCTTTGCCTGTTATAGATGATGTCAAGGAGGGACAG TCACGCACTGTTGTAGTAGAGAATTTGCCAGCGAATCAATCAACAGATAATCTTCAGAAAATTTTTGGTGATGCCGGAAA TATAAAGAGTATCTGCATCCGGGATCCTCATGACATTGAATCAACAAAGAGCACCAAAGCAGAAACAACTGTCAGCGGAAAG ATGCATGCTCTTGTAGAGTATGAGACAGTGGAGGCAGCTGAGAAAGCT GTATTAACATTAAATGATGAAAAGAATTGGAGAAGTGGCATGAGGGTTGAAATTTTACTGAGTCGAATG AGCAAGTATGGGTTACCAAAAAGAAGTGGGAAAGGCCCTGAATACCCTGAGAAGAACAATGACGCCCAAGTGTCTGAGCAGAACCGTAATTCTCATGATCACCATAATGAGCAGCAATCTGGTGGTCAAGAG GAAGAAGAGCACTTACCAAGTGAGAAGCAGGGGCGAAAAAATCGCAATCGAGGCCGACCTAAGGCTCACAAACAGCACAATGGGAGTGGTTATGGTCATG GACATGGATATGCCCACTCTGCAACCGGAACTCAAGGTTTGAGTGTGAACAAGCCACCTCCTGGCCCGAAAATGCCGGATGGAACCAAGGGATTCACCGTGGGTCGTGGTCGGCCTATGGTAGGGTAA